From a region of the Candidatus Hydrogenedentota bacterium genome:
- a CDS encoding ATP-binding protein gives MTSPDYAFLRSAGRILNSGQARTVVLTGNVYDLFCHSSADGSQDYVTLLDFLSAQWKLPNVILVVYEINGPIRFVNVADRDKVKDAWLKWRTGLDANEIAIKRMLSNSKEAIEHEALGAAFDANLKAAVGNPTVALELFRQMCLCSRSESNGAPLLKEDLLILIESADMLLPEGEITRLSDVDRHRVNICHDWFGDPGFMNGHDAVVLLSESRSLLNSRVSRLPQVLEVSVPSPDESARLHFINWFLASRSETGPLQLWSSPEDLARFTAGLSIHALMQLMKGAQHERKTLTQEQVIEKVEDYIKGQLGEDIVEFKKPSHTLNDVVGFTKLKRFLREELIPRFRATGPEALSGAAVAGAIGGGKTFIFEAVASELDMVVLVLKNIRSQWFGQTDVIFERLRRVLDALAKVLIFVDEADTQFGAIGPEAHETERRLTGKIQAMMSDPKSRGRVVWLLMTARIHLLSPDLRRPGRVGDLIIPVLDPEGDDRTEFVKWLVSGCMEGTLDDSSLQRLDAATLGYSAASFASMRSELKAKAALKQKPLTIDDALAVLHDHVPPAIGETRRYQTLQALVNCTRRSLLPDPQVAESQRAKWAEEIRALEMAGVR, from the coding sequence ATGACCTCTCCAGATTACGCGTTTCTCCGTTCGGCAGGACGAATCCTGAATTCCGGTCAGGCACGCACGGTCGTACTTACCGGAAATGTGTACGACTTGTTCTGCCATTCAAGCGCAGACGGTTCGCAAGACTACGTAACGTTACTCGACTTTCTCTCCGCGCAGTGGAAGCTTCCGAATGTCATCTTGGTTGTTTACGAGATAAACGGCCCGATTCGCTTTGTGAATGTAGCCGACCGAGACAAGGTCAAAGACGCGTGGTTGAAATGGCGAACCGGACTCGATGCAAACGAGATTGCCATCAAGCGCATGCTTTCCAACTCCAAGGAAGCCATTGAACACGAAGCCTTGGGGGCGGCGTTCGACGCCAACTTAAAGGCCGCCGTAGGAAATCCCACCGTCGCCCTCGAACTCTTCCGGCAGATGTGCCTGTGCTCGCGCTCCGAGTCCAATGGAGCTCCGTTGCTGAAAGAGGACTTGCTCATCCTCATCGAATCCGCCGACATGCTCCTCCCGGAAGGTGAGATTACCCGCCTTTCGGACGTCGACAGACACCGTGTCAATATCTGCCACGACTGGTTTGGCGATCCGGGTTTCATGAACGGGCACGATGCCGTGGTGTTGTTGTCGGAATCTCGCAGCCTCCTCAACAGCCGCGTATCGCGACTTCCACAGGTCCTTGAGGTAAGTGTGCCCTCTCCCGACGAGTCGGCTCGCCTCCATTTCATCAATTGGTTCCTTGCTAGTCGTTCCGAGACTGGACCATTACAGCTATGGAGCAGCCCCGAAGACCTGGCGCGCTTTACGGCTGGCCTTTCGATCCATGCATTGATGCAGCTCATGAAGGGCGCGCAACACGAGCGCAAAACGCTCACGCAAGAGCAAGTGATCGAAAAAGTCGAAGACTACATCAAAGGGCAATTGGGAGAAGATATTGTTGAGTTCAAGAAACCCTCTCATACGCTGAACGATGTGGTTGGCTTCACAAAGCTCAAACGCTTTCTGCGCGAGGAACTCATTCCCCGTTTCCGTGCCACCGGGCCGGAGGCCCTATCCGGCGCAGCAGTCGCGGGTGCCATCGGCGGCGGCAAGACATTTATCTTTGAGGCAGTTGCGTCTGAATTAGATATGGTGGTGTTGGTCCTCAAGAACATCCGGAGCCAGTGGTTCGGACAGACCGACGTCATATTCGAGCGGTTGCGCCGCGTGCTGGACGCTCTCGCAAAGGTCCTGATCTTCGTGGATGAGGCCGACACGCAATTCGGGGCGATTGGCCCCGAGGCTCACGAAACCGAGCGCCGATTGACTGGTAAGATCCAAGCCATGATGTCCGATCCCAAGTCTCGCGGACGCGTCGTCTGGCTCCTGATGACCGCTCGCATTCACCTTTTGTCCCCTGACCTGCGACGGCCTGGCCGCGTGGGCGACCTGATCATCCCCGTTCTTGACCCCGAAGGTGATGACCGCACGGAGTTCGTGAAGTGGCTCGTGAGTGGCTGCATGGAGGGAACCTTGGACGATTCATCGCTTCAGCGTCTCGACGCAGCGACCTTGGGTTATTCAGCGGCCAGTTTTGCTTCCATGCGATCGGAATTGAAGGCAAAAGCCGCACTCAAACAAAAACCGCTCACCATCGACGATGCACTCGCTGTCCTTCACGATCACGTCCCTCCTGCCATTGGGGAGACTCGCCGCTATCAGACGCTTCAGGCCCTTGTGAATTGTACGCGCCGAAGTCTTCTGCCCGACCCTCAAGTCGCGGAATCCCAACGAGCCAAGTGGGCCGAAGAGATTCGAGCGCTGGAAATGGCTGGGGTGCGTTAA